The Christiangramia flava JLT2011 genome has a segment encoding these proteins:
- the rseP gene encoding RIP metalloprotease RseP has product MDPFIVKAIQLILSLSLLIVLHELGHFIPAKLFKTRVEKFFLFFDVKFALFKKKIGETVYGIGWLPLGGYVKISGMIDESMDKEQMAQEPKEWEFRSKPAWQRLIIMLGGVTVNLVLGFLIYMMIIFVWGTAFIGPEQMPEGFAVNDSFKEYGFQDGDRILKLNGEEFQNSLDINKYLFMRDVNSITVLHQDGEEQTIDIPEDIGTQMWDAGIMQPFVPIQHPVLDTVVADMAAGKAGLQKGDSIISLNNEEIGYWHDVAPIATNNKEKEIEVVFKRDGKILSKKLTPDDDGKLGIAPLSDIKIERKKYGFSESISEGFKYGYWTLRDYVAQFQYVFTKKGATQLGGFGAIGGLFPDTWNWYGFWNTTALISIILAFMNILPIPALDGGHVMFLIYEMVTGRKPNDKFMEVAQMVGFFILIALVLYANGNDIYRAIRDSGIFN; this is encoded by the coding sequence ATGGATCCATTTATAGTTAAAGCGATACAATTAATCCTCAGTTTATCCCTGCTGATTGTTTTACACGAGTTGGGACACTTTATACCTGCCAAATTGTTCAAGACCAGGGTGGAAAAGTTCTTCCTGTTCTTTGATGTGAAATTTGCCCTTTTCAAGAAAAAGATCGGTGAAACCGTTTACGGGATCGGGTGGCTTCCGCTGGGAGGTTACGTGAAGATATCCGGAATGATCGATGAAAGCATGGATAAGGAACAGATGGCACAGGAACCCAAAGAATGGGAATTTCGCAGTAAGCCGGCCTGGCAGCGATTGATCATTATGCTGGGTGGAGTTACGGTGAACCTGGTATTGGGTTTCCTCATCTATATGATGATCATTTTTGTTTGGGGAACCGCTTTTATTGGTCCGGAACAAATGCCAGAAGGTTTTGCGGTAAACGACAGTTTTAAAGAATACGGGTTTCAGGATGGCGATCGAATTTTGAAGCTGAACGGCGAGGAATTTCAGAATAGCCTTGACATCAATAAATATTTGTTCATGCGTGACGTGAACAGTATTACCGTGCTGCACCAGGACGGGGAAGAGCAAACCATCGATATCCCAGAAGATATTGGAACACAAATGTGGGATGCCGGGATCATGCAGCCGTTTGTGCCCATTCAGCACCCCGTGCTGGATACGGTTGTAGCCGATATGGCAGCGGGAAAAGCCGGACTCCAAAAAGGGGATAGCATCATTTCCCTGAATAATGAAGAAATTGGTTACTGGCATGATGTGGCGCCGATCGCGACCAATAATAAGGAAAAAGAGATCGAGGTGGTTTTTAAACGCGACGGAAAAATCCTGAGCAAAAAGCTTACACCGGATGATGACGGGAAATTGGGAATTGCACCGCTCAGCGATATCAAGATCGAACGAAAGAAATACGGTTTTTCAGAAAGCATTTCTGAAGGTTTTAAATATGGTTACTGGACTTTAAGGGATTATGTGGCCCAGTTTCAATATGTCTTCACCAAAAAAGGAGCCACCCAATTAGGAGGTTTTGGTGCCATTGGTGGGCTTTTCCCAGATACCTGGAACTGGTACGGCTTCTGGAATACCACCGCTCTCATCTCCATAATCCTGGCTTTTATGAACATTTTGCCCATTCCGGCACTCGACGGAGGGCACGTGATGTTCCTGATTTATGAAATGGTGACCGGAAGAAAACCGAATGACAAGTTTATGGAAGTAGCACAAATGGTAGGCTTCTTCATCCTAATTGCCTTAGTATTATATGCTAACGGAAATGATATCTACCGGGCAATTCGGGACTCAGGAATTTTTAATTAA
- a CDS encoding SCO family protein has protein sequence MLKFFARYKTFAIVFTILSAIIVFFIYKLKVPDERLPVYQPDMVSKELVDSTVQYVRKYHKIADFKLVNQNGDTITQDTYKGKIYVADFFFTTCLTICPIMTDHMVKIQEKTLDDPMVQLLSHTVFPVTDSVPVLKKYALEKGVVDSKWNLVTGDKKQIYELARKSYLATKTKGDGGKYDMIHTENFVLVDPDKRIRGFYDGTDPEAIDKLLHDIEVLEKEYRS, from the coding sequence ATGCTGAAGTTTTTTGCCCGCTACAAGACATTTGCCATTGTTTTCACCATTCTTTCAGCCATCATTGTCTTCTTTATTTATAAGCTGAAGGTTCCAGATGAACGCCTCCCCGTTTACCAGCCCGATATGGTTTCTAAAGAACTTGTAGATTCTACCGTTCAGTACGTTCGGAAATATCATAAAATAGCCGATTTTAAACTGGTAAACCAGAATGGCGACACCATTACCCAGGATACTTACAAAGGAAAGATCTACGTGGCCGATTTCTTTTTTACCACCTGCCTGACCATTTGCCCGATCATGACCGATCACATGGTGAAAATCCAGGAAAAAACCCTGGACGACCCCATGGTCCAACTCCTGTCTCATACGGTCTTCCCGGTGACAGACAGTGTACCGGTTCTGAAAAAATATGCTTTGGAAAAAGGTGTGGTCGATTCCAAATGGAACCTGGTTACCGGAGATAAGAAACAGATTTATGAACTAGCCCGAAAATCGTACCTCGCAACCAAGACCAAAGGCGATGGCGGCAAGTACGACATGATCCACACTGAAAATTTTGTGCTGGTAGATCCAGATAAACGCATTCGCGGGTTTTATGACGGGACTGATCCTGAAGCCATCGACAAACTGCTCCACGACATCGAGGTTCTTGAAAAAGAATATCGCAGCTAG
- a CDS encoding FeoA family protein — MKVTVANLKRGQRAIIKDFSVDMIPLKLLEMGCLPGNEVELVQTAPFQDPMYLNINGSHLAIRKETALLIEIEIIG; from the coding sequence GTGAAGGTGACTGTTGCGAATCTGAAAAGGGGACAACGCGCGATAATCAAGGATTTTTCCGTAGACATGATCCCGCTCAAACTTTTGGAAATGGGCTGCCTTCCTGGAAATGAAGTAGAACTGGTTCAAACCGCGCCGTTCCAGGACCCGATGTACCTCAACATCAACGGGAGTCACCTGGCGATTCGCAAGGAAACCGCTCTGCTTATAGAAATTGAGATAATAGGCTAG
- the feoB gene encoding ferrous iron transport protein B encodes MAKQINVALIGNPNTGKTSVFNQLTGLNQKVGNYPGITVEKKEGICKLPRGLRAHILDLPGTYSLNASSIDENVVIELLLNKNDKDYPDVAVVVSDVENLKRNLLLFTQIKDLGIPTILVINMADRMERKGISLDVELMEERLKTKIALVSARKNMGIEELKEMIINYRHIPVEPCVNASVIDPDYFGRLRKAFPNQSLYKLWLVITQDVNFGNINRSEITSNTDFHTKSISDLKRLQQKETILRYQFINGVLRETMTVDKDAATDLRSRLDRILTHKVWGYVIFFGILLLIFQAIYSWSSYPMDLIDAAFASLGEMARNSLPPGDFTSLIAEGIIPGLGGIVIFIPQIAFLFLFISILEESGYMSRVVFLMDRIMRRFGLSGKSVVPLVSGTACAIPAVMATRNIEHWKERLITILVVPFTTCSARLPVYLIIIALVIPDRSFLGFNLQGLTLMILYLLGFGMAIFSAWALDKIMKTRSKSYFVIEMPNYKVPMLKNVAINVVEKTKSFVFGAGKIILAISVILWVLASYGPGDDFNKADEIVTAKYENPSEMPEQDILEEEIASYKLKHSYIGHMGRFIEPAVEPLGYDWKIGIAIISSFAAREVFVGTLATIYSVGSDQEETIKNRMAAETNPVLGGPLFTFASGVSLLLFYAFAMQCMSTLAIVKRETNTWKWPLLQLITMSGFAYLVALAAFQLLK; translated from the coding sequence ATGGCTAAACAGATCAATGTTGCCTTAATCGGGAATCCGAATACCGGTAAAACCTCCGTTTTCAATCAGTTAACCGGCCTCAACCAGAAGGTTGGGAATTACCCCGGGATCACCGTGGAAAAAAAAGAGGGAATCTGCAAATTGCCCCGCGGCCTCAGGGCCCACATCCTGGATCTGCCAGGAACATACAGCCTCAATGCCTCCTCCATCGATGAAAATGTGGTGATTGAGCTGCTGCTCAACAAAAATGATAAAGATTATCCCGATGTCGCCGTCGTAGTAAGCGACGTGGAAAACCTCAAAAGAAATTTACTGCTCTTTACCCAGATCAAGGACCTTGGAATTCCTACCATTCTGGTCATTAATATGGCAGACAGGATGGAACGAAAAGGTATTAGCCTGGACGTAGAGCTCATGGAAGAGCGACTAAAGACAAAGATCGCCCTTGTTAGTGCCAGGAAAAACATGGGAATTGAGGAGCTCAAGGAAATGATCATCAACTACCGTCACATTCCGGTGGAGCCCTGCGTGAATGCTTCAGTTATTGATCCAGATTATTTCGGACGACTGCGGAAGGCTTTCCCTAACCAGTCGCTTTATAAATTATGGCTGGTGATCACCCAGGACGTCAACTTCGGAAATATCAACCGAAGTGAAATCACCAGTAATACCGATTTTCATACCAAATCAATAAGTGACCTGAAGCGCCTTCAGCAGAAGGAAACCATATTGCGCTACCAGTTCATCAACGGGGTGCTGCGCGAAACCATGACCGTAGACAAAGATGCCGCGACCGATCTTCGCTCAAGACTCGACCGGATCTTGACCCACAAGGTCTGGGGATATGTTATTTTCTTCGGAATATTATTACTTATTTTCCAGGCTATTTATAGCTGGTCCAGCTACCCGATGGATTTAATCGACGCCGCGTTTGCCAGCCTGGGCGAAATGGCCAGAAACAGTCTTCCTCCCGGGGATTTTACCAGCCTCATTGCAGAAGGGATCATTCCAGGACTTGGTGGAATCGTGATCTTTATCCCGCAAATTGCCTTTTTATTCCTTTTCATTTCCATTTTGGAGGAATCTGGTTATATGAGCCGCGTAGTATTTCTAATGGACCGGATCATGCGCCGTTTCGGTTTAAGCGGAAAAAGTGTGGTGCCGCTCGTTTCAGGAACGGCCTGCGCCATTCCTGCGGTGATGGCCACCCGAAATATCGAGCACTGGAAAGAACGGCTCATTACTATTTTGGTAGTGCCTTTTACCACCTGCTCTGCACGACTCCCGGTTTACCTGATTATTATCGCGCTGGTGATCCCAGACCGCAGTTTCCTGGGTTTCAACCTGCAGGGACTTACTCTAATGATCTTATATTTACTCGGCTTCGGAATGGCTATTTTTTCAGCCTGGGCGCTGGATAAGATCATGAAAACCCGCTCCAAAAGTTATTTCGTCATCGAAATGCCGAATTATAAGGTTCCGATGCTGAAAAATGTGGCGATCAACGTGGTGGAAAAAACCAAATCCTTCGTTTTTGGCGCTGGAAAGATCATTTTGGCAATTTCAGTGATATTGTGGGTTTTGGCCAGTTACGGTCCGGGCGATGATTTTAATAAAGCTGATGAGATCGTCACGGCAAAATATGAGAATCCTTCCGAAATGCCAGAGCAGGATATACTGGAAGAAGAGATCGCTTCCTACAAACTGAAGCATAGCTATATAGGCCATATGGGACGATTTATCGAACCTGCCGTGGAACCTCTGGGTTATGACTGGAAAATTGGTATTGCGATTATCAGTTCCTTTGCCGCAAGGGAAGTTTTTGTAGGTACACTGGCCACGATTTACAGCGTGGGAAGTGACCAGGAAGAAACGATCAAAAACCGAATGGCAGCAGAGACCAATCCCGTTCTTGGCGGACCTTTATTTACCTTCGCTAGCGGTGTGAGCCTACTGTTATTCTATGCTTTTGCCATGCAATGTATGAGCACGCTCGCGATCGTAAAGCGTGAAACGAATACGTGGAAATGGCCATTATTACAGCTGATCACGATGAGCGGATTCGCTTACCTCGTGGCCCTGGCCGCTTTCCAATTACTGAAATAA